The Rhododendron vialii isolate Sample 1 chromosome 1a, ASM3025357v1 region AAAGCATAGTTGCGTTGGGTTTGTCTCGTTCTGGCAGAAAGGAAGCGTTCACCGTAAGAAGGATAGTCtaagtgtcggacactatgtgcgtgttttgggatacccaggcgacaaccggtgaaatccacttggaagaggcgcttgatcaccgcccattctagatggaagtctcgggaagtcaaatgGATTATCTGAttatacttaggaggtaagatctccatggtgagatagataattgtgtataggatttgtataataaagaaaagtttagaaactgtgTACCGTTTGACGTTACCGCctgactttttcaaaatatatgatgcattatgtatacggagattgaggaggtatgaaataaatccattgcatgtgttagagaggtccgaaattgaattagaagctcaagtgtcctatgaaaagaaaccgatgcgtaccttagactcgcgtagtccattgttgaaaggtaagctgatgttgttagtgcatggttacgtggaaatgggggtacgaagttcgaaagatatacgcgtgtttgttgtggtttgcttgATATGAATCTAGACGTGGACTTCGATGATTATTGAATTGTTGCGTGATGGATAGTGCTACGGTTCGAGTGTGTTGATATGTTATTTGGCATGGCTAGATTAGTTTtagcaaatttcgaggacgaaatttctttaaggagggtagggtgtaaggacccgtattttttcggatattatttgaacattttataaaaaaaaaataataataataataaaataaaatgtgaaattgattgagtttattttaattgtgggtcaatgtgcaagagtttaaaatatgtgggtgttagtgtgataaggtgcatgtgtgtataagtgtgtgtgtgccaggggaaaataattcccaaaaccccatcccattctctctcccgttctctctctcggctctctctacctctctcactccctcacccaaaaactcacctctaaattcaaaacccacaacaaataacctccattccatcttctactcgtgtattgtggtccgtatcgctccggttcgagctcggagaagttgtattccggttggaacaaggttttcggaaagctagggcttgtaacttcttgggtttcgtgctccgacttcgaggtagggaattctacctcactttatatgctatttgagtgtttttatgccttattcgagctggtattggttgtcgttgagattggatcgaaacttaaaaattttctgtcgaaatctgttgaaatcgtctgtaagtaactcctcctaccggtaggagcttttaccctaccggtagaacgattgagaaattttgtcaaccagctcaaacgtacagcagcagctcaaaagctgctcaacgtatcgaacttctaccggtaggaattccttacctaccggtaggtcaagcatgtatcgaacttctaccggtaggaatttcttgcctaccggtaggtcacgctcgaatttgaatgttgacctttctgtttccaagttctaccggtaggacttgcttgcctaccggtgttgacctttctgtttccaagttctaccggtaggacttgcttgcctaccggtaggttgcgtgaattggagtttctaccggtaggacttgttcacctaccggtaggtctaggttttaccggaatgttagcctttctgttttcaagttctaccggtaggacttgcttgcctaccggtaggagactagaagtttcacctgctttcacctgcttatttgagctgctgcagtatctttcagctactttcctatatctttcaacttgcatgtcaaagcctctcatcgactctaatgagcttgttcgtgtattcttccaagtgtttgatgagtattactcatttctcacttagagtggcatccaatggactagagtgaacatgtctagggattcgatgagtagtgttgcaatccgttccctctctcgattcgtaaatttcttagattcgtttagtacatgcttttacggactccaagtatagaaactagatgatcaggcatcgtaaagtctagtcatgggttaatatgtggcgtgtgaaggtacgggaaatgtacttagaggtacggtgaggacgcgtgaggttatggtgtacttaaaggaataggcgtgtaataattaattagtccgagtcttgatatggatgacagttaggaacggtttgagatgtagtcaacgtggtagattggtagattgtttggaatgcttgaagtgaaaattgatgtgagaaagaattgtttgaaatgaggaaataactcgtgtcctctcgactcgtcaagccttttaatccttttgacactctctctatgaggctcaagtgtagaaactaacggataaagtatggtaggattatatgtacgggcttagtatgctatgtcaaatgtgaatggctaaattaatgaaaaggcatgaacatgtatatttgtggagtcacgtaatgattaattaaaattcagtggtataaccgttaaagggatgatgaaattgattatgaaatgatgtcgattgtgaaaagtgtgaaaggtgacccaagtggtcgttattgagggaaaagactcggggtgaccctgcgctcgagggaactagacccgaggtgacccaactgattcatattattggaggaaaagacttggggtgaccctgcgctcgagggaactagacccaaggtgaccccacctgattattgttattgagggaaaagactcggggtgaccctgcgctcgagggaactagacccgaggtgaccctagtgattatttgatgggaaataccggattaaaggaaaagaaaggttttgcaattaagggatttaatgaagatcaatgtggacacgagaaagattgtactatcatacggagaataataagatgttttgatttgattatagacaagtgtgagatgacgtgagtttaataatgtaactagttaaagaagtaaacggctagtgacattgatgtgaagtctaggactcttaggcgataattcgcaacttgttggtagtcatttgtggtataggcgtatctgtcagtactcattcattctcggtgcatggttcattcaaattgcatatagcttgagtttagaattttctactgggctagtgtagctcaaccaaatctttcttttcaggttctgatgccgggcaatagattgcatgcattatgtgcttgacagtaaaagacttttggaagctgacatcaccggttatttcgtcatctttgtgaagatctcattttgttaaaggtggttttgtaactaattattactgaattttcttttgactaaagttgtaattatctaaacttaaggacttgtttgtaaattaaacaggtgggaaactcatttgggtaacgtatatgatatgcgaggtttctcttttattgaaatgtattacttaattatgttgaaaatcgagggcgtgacactaaTGGTTTAGATCGTCCATTATAATTATAGACTCAACAATGACCTTTAGAATCTATACGTTTAACTTTCTTGATAGTAAACTAAGTCGTGTGCTGTAGGCGAATGCACAGTAGCCACATAACTATAACACAATCATGACGATCGATACCGTTGATTTCCTTGAGTTTGTCAATTAAATCATTCACATGAATTTTTGCTCTCAATCAGTTTAGAAAAAACCCCTTCATCAATATGCAAATTTgtttataaaattaaaattttaagtcTGATCGAGTGTCTAACGATACGCGATTAACTTCATTCATGGTACAAAGTGATTTAGTCCATAATACGTAAAAAATAGACGATTTTGATCCTAAAAGAAGGCATCATGCGGTGCACTATAAGACTTCAATTTCCTTGGACATATTAATTTCTTCTTGCAGTAACGCCGATTCCTCTCAAACTATGCTTTTAATTGTTGCTTGGACTAACCTAGCCACAAAAAGGAAGTTTAGACTTATAGcaacaaatttattattttctcacaaaaaattggttttttgtGAGGAACAcaattttatgcaaaaaataaccaTAGTCTTTAGCGACGAATTCTttatttcctcgcaaataacCAATGTTTTTCAAGAAAACGAATTCCTCGCAAAAGGTTTTCAACTTTAGCGTCCCAATAAGTTTGCCACAAAAAGTCACTACAGgcttttggcgacaaaatactgtattttttgcaacaacaattagcgaggaattttgaaatttcgtcacaaatactCTTTAGCGACAAGTAAATAGCAAGGAAAATATGTCTTCCACGCAAAAAAACACCATTAGCGAGGAAACAATAATTTCCTCACCAAAACTCTTCCTTTAGCGAGGAAATAGACATCCTCGCTAAAAATTTCCTTGCAAAAAGgttgatttcttgtagtgatgtcATGTTTGGTCTTTCCTGACTGATACCTTTAAGTTTTAGTGGTTGTCCATgtctattactccctccgtctctagTACGCAAATTTATAGTTATTAAATACTCTAGCTATTTTTGACAAGAAGGTTTCAAATTTTATctacaaattaaaagaactcggTATATATTATCCACTAATGCGTAGAttgacaaattaaaaatacattATATAGAAACGCTTTTTGCGGAGTGGACACACTTAAATAGTACTACATCCCTCCAATATTGCCGGTTTGataactcttctttttttcatattCGAGTCAACTTTCGCCCACCAGATGTATGAAGAACTTAATTTTTAAGGAGATACAATTAAATGCAACAAAATTAGTCTCACAATATGCAATATGGTAGACAATATTACACTTTTTTGCTAAGGAAAATGTATTGTGAGACTATATATCCTCAGAAAATAAAGGCCACAAAAGTCAATAAAGAAGTATACCCTTTTTTTCCTTAATGGAAGGAGAGAAATGCAAATCGTGGTGTTTGGGGTGGACTTAGACTTACCATTAAACTTCTACATCATGCATTTATATTCTTAGAAAACAAAGGCCACAGAAGTCGGAAAAGATTGAAGCATATTTTTTTCCACATGCATATGGAACAAAAGAAATGCATATCGTGGTGTTTGGGGTgaacttagagcatccacatctcCCTCTGCAACTATACTAGTGAGGAAATCATGCAAAACTTGCCAGCACCAGACTCTTTACTACCATCGCTACTTCGACAATTTTGTAGTTTTACTATAGTGCCTCGCGTCTTCCCGTGAGTCACTGTTCATTCGGTAGATAATATTTTATTACTTTATCTATTACCTTTACCAGATCTCACCCcatgcacccaaaaaaaaaaaatgtcaccgACAACATGGCCTTGATCGATGCCTGCAACGGGCCTTCTTTGATCGACTGGTCTTCGATGAATTCTTTGATCGCCAGCTATGAGCCTTCTTTGATCGATGCCAGCAAGGGGCCTTCTTTGATCAGCGGGCCTTTGACGCATTCTTTGATCGCTGGCAATGGGTCTAATGTagtagatattttaaaagtgagtagctaatgaataaagtgactttttaaggtgtaatttggtccaaaatgtaGAGATCGTGATGCGAATGATCTTAGACTTCCAATTTAACTTTTCTATATCATGCATTTAGGGCCCCTTGCGCTAACTTTTTCCTGACTTTTTGGCACggtattttttgttgttatgcCTTATTTTTTACTAGATTTGGGTCAATCTTCACATCACATGATCTCTTCGTCTCgaagagaagaattgaaaaagtttGAAAGGACATATAGGAAGACAGCCTTTCTAGATTATGACTTTTCCGATTATAACTTTCATCAATACAAACAATAAGATctaaaaattttatatattctaagtctagtaaaaattaagagaaaccAACCAAATACAATGAAGCCCAGTCCCGATTGACTATTTGTCCAACTGTATTATGCACTGATGACGAAGAACCAGAACACCTTTAGATTTTTCAAGATGCCAAGAACTAGAATAAGGGAAAAAGTTTTTGTCAAAGAGACCGATTGATTGTGTTATATCTATTCCAATGGTCGTCTTTATTCACTTGACCTTAACAGTCACACCTATGGATGTCGATCATTCATTAAGTTGTCAACTAGTTCTTCTGCGTTGTGTATTAAGTATTTGTTTCGGAAAATGAAATATTCTGTTTTGCTATGTATACCTATGCGTTATTCGAATATTCAGCAAGTACAGATTTGAATGGAAGGTCACAGTTTTCTATCATTGGAATAGCAATTCGATATAAAATGAGTACCAGCGAAAGAACGAGGAAGTGTTTGTCTCTAAACAGGGGGTCCAATACATCACTAGCCACTACCTGTTTGATAAAAAGCCACAGTGGAAACCATTCATTGAACCCTTAAGGAATTCAAAAAATGATGTTTTAACCGTTTCGTAATAGCCAAGTTCATGAGAAAAAGGTTGGGTAGTTGGTTCCCTTATTTCATTTAGTTTGCTTGGGAAGAGCAAAACGCATGTCCATTGGGGGCCTCACATTTTAGGAAAATTTAGTTCGCTATATAGCCCACAAATTATTGTAACAAAACAGTTTGGAACACCTCAACATAAGCACAACTATAAATCGCTCTGCACTTGAGAATTTTCATATCGACCTCTCATCAAACTTGTGGCAGggtataaaaaaagaagaaagcaacTCAGACTTGACCGTTAACCttacataattttttgtgtcatcgtgcctttaaaaaaaaaagaaaaaaaaaggtgttttgaaatttcattccGTTATTGAATTGTAGAGACTTTAAACACACAATTGAGCTAAAGTGCCACACTGCATTGACTTTTATAAAACACGTGGTGGGGTATAAAAAATGCCCAAACACAGTTCAAATGGTACTCGAAAATGTAGCTTTCTATTTCGTTCTAGAAAAAACAGAGCAAAATAGAAGAAAGCAACAGTTACGCAAATGCCTACTCTGGTCAATGCTATCAAATTCCTTTGAGTTTTTCGTAAGCTCTCTCTTGGTGCAAAATCTGAAAGTACTACGATTCGTGAAGATGATATTCCCCTCCAACGATATAGCCTCACTTTGAATGGAGTCAATTAAACGCAACAAGATGGAATCAACTCGAAGAGAAAGAGGCTTACCGTCACACTAGCAAGGACGTCGGAGTGAGTCGTCGGCAGAATGAGGTCGTCGAACCAGAACAAGCAGGGGGGAGAGAGgcgagagggagggagagagagtcagaTGAAAGGACGTCAGTTTTTGCTGAATTGCTTGatagggagagggagagagatgggtaATTGGTTAATTGATAGACTGGATTATTCAGTTTCAAACCAACGTACCGTTTAAAATCATGGTGCATACAGTTCACAACCATACCTAATAACTGGTGAGTACCATAGGTCTCcctgtatgtttttttttttggtcaaagcTTAAAGGTGTTTTCATTGATACGAAATCATACATCGATAAAAGGTGGCCGCCTCAAGGAAGGAGGAAAGCAACCACAAAGGATGCCTAAACTCATAAACGAACATTCAAGATCTCACACGAGACTCGGCTCCGACCTTGAAAAGCCATCAAAACGACGTAGAAAATCCACCACAAAAACACCCAaaaggagggagagaaagtcCCACACAGGGGAAGAAAGCCAACAAAAACagtaaacaaaaacaaaagcaaaacctTTAAGAAACAATAGATCCACGCACCTAAGTCCATCCTCCCAAAAACGCCGATCAAGACCCTCACTGCCGCTGCCACCACTACCACAAGGGCGGCCAAGATACAGCAAAAACCACGGAACGGAACCTTGATCACCACAGCAACCACACCCCACCTTACAACACCATCTCTACCTTCATCCCCATATGTCGATGAGGTCTCATTTTCTTAATTTATAGAAAGACAAGTTGATATTGAGAGTTGTCTATGTACTTCAATAAGACTACGCTTTCTAAAGTCTCAACACGCTTTTAGGTAGACATTTTCATACATTTCAAATGCACTTTCACATATTCAACAATATCCACACACTTCAACAAATACAACCCAAAGAAAATGTTTGAAACCAAATCATTACTAGATGAAAATGatgcaaagaaaaaacaaaccacaAACAGCATCAGAGCACAAACAAAATCACGAATAACCACTAGCCTACCTAAACAAACACCCACTATACTACAAGAAGTTCTCCAATAATAACATGAAATGCAGCCCAAACTCGTCATTTTCTTGCCCATATATCTTCCCATCCTATATTCCGACGATATGTCATGTAGCGACAAAGCTTCCTTCCTAGCTTGTACCTGCAACGGGAATTTACGAGGGTGAAAAAAACACATAAGTATGAATGCCGGTTAACCCTGATGACATGTGACGAGCCCATTCGATTGGGCCGGCTTATGATGAGGGTAATTGCTAATACCACTTGTCCTAGTTTTGTAAACATAAATTTTGTGGGATTGGGTTAGATTCCTCTACCAATTGCAGCAATCCATGTCAGGATCGAAGTGTAAGGAATTTTTAACCAAAGCAATCAAACATGATCTAACGTCTTATTGACATAATACCTACCAGGTGAAAAATAAGTTGACAAGTACGGTTTATTCTTTGTAAGCTGCTGTAAGTCTTGTTTTTCACGAGCAAGCAATAATATTTAGTGGACTTGAATCAATATGAAGGCGTAATGGATGAACCAAGTTCAATCCACATATTGGAATGGGATAGCAACAGATTTCCTGATTGAGAAGTCATGAAATGAAAGAGCGTTAACATGCAGCTCATACCTGACAATCCAATCGATGTTTGCTAGTTTCTTCTAGCCATTGTGTCTGCAACCGTTCTCCTCAATCGTATCACCTTCTTAGGCAACTTTCTCTCAGCAAGTTTGACAAAGAATCTTGGTCTACCAAGTAAGAACATGAGAGATCCTAGAAAGAGTCCCAGTGTCATTCCACACCCGTACCCTATTACCACAATTTTCCAAGTAAATCCATCCAAATCTGAATCGTCTTCCTCATGTTGGAACACCGGTGGCTGTACTTTTGTTTGATTATCTCCACATTCCTTCGACAATGGAAATCCACATAATCCTAAGTTCCCAGCATATGAACCATTCTCAAATGTGTTAAATTGTCGACCATTGGGTATGGGTCCATGGAGACGGTTGCACGAAAGGTTCAAGACCGCGAGAAATGTCAAATTTGTTAGTTGGCTTGGAATTTTGCCAGTGAGGTGGTTAGAAGAGATGTCTAATGATTCAAGGCTCGTCAAGTCTCCCAAAGATTCAGTAatatggcctgtaagactgttatGAGAAAAATTAAGCACTTTGAGGGAACAGAGCTTTCCAACGGCATTTGGAATTTCTCCACTGAAATTGTTGGATGAAAGATCGATTGTTATGAAGATAGTCAAAATTCTCACCAGTTCGATCTCAAGGCCCTTTATTGTCACTACAAGAGAATCATGATAATAACTACCCCCCACACTCATGTATTGTTTGCTCGGCATAGTTGTGTTCTTCATAGCTTGGAAATTTTCGAAGTACCTCACTGGCAAATGGCCAGTGAACTCATTATAGGAGAGGTCAACAATTCGAAGCTTAGGAAAGGAAAATTCACTCATTACAGTGTTTATGGGACCATAAAATCGGTTGGATCGTACGACAAGAACCTGTAACTCAGAAAGAGTCCCCAACCAATTTGGAAATGTATCATTAACCTTGTTGTTTCCAACGTTTAGAACTTCCAAGCTTCTACAATTTACCAAAGATCTTGGAAGTGGTCCTTCAAAATGATTTCCACTCAAATCGAGACTTCGTAATTGGTTGAGCTTTGCAAATGCCAAGGGAAGGGTTCCTGTAAATCCGTTGGAGCGCAGATTCAAAACCGAGAGAACACTACTAAAATTTGACAAACATTGTGGAACCGCACCGCTCAAATTGTTGTGAGACAAATCAAGAATCTCAAGAGAACTCGCATTGCAAATCAATGAAGGAATCTCTCCACTAAGACCATTGTTTGAGATGAAAAAGAAACTTATAGAGGGGGGTGGAATGGGAAGTGGTCCTTGAAGCAAATTAAAACGAAGATCAAGAGTATCTAGTCCCTCCCAGGAAAATTGCTTTATGTGTGTGAGATAGTTGTGAGAAAGATTCAAATACCGCAGTGAAGCCTTACCAATGAACGCAACCCAGTTCAAAATCTGCCCATGAATTCTATTGGTAGAAAGATCAAGTTCTTCAAGATTCTCTGAGGCTCTTAAGAAATCAGGGAACACCTCAATGTTGCAAGACGACATATAGACACTCCTAAGGTTGGGAAGGGTATTGTTGACATTGCTTCCAGCGACCACCGAAAGATTAGTGTTGGAAATATAAAGGTACTCAACATTTTTTAGTATATGCAGATCCACAACACCACTCAGATCATTTGATGCAAGAGATAGCCAGGTCAGATTTACAAGAGTTGAAATTGACTGTGGAATAGGGCCACGAAGTTTATTGTCACTCAAGTCAATGGATTCCATTGGTAAATGATGCTGGAACTCAGGAATTTGACCAGTTAAATTATTGGAACTCAACTCTAAATATCTCAATGACGGAAGAGTAAACAACGATGGAGGTATTACCCCACTAAAAGAGTTATTATATGAGAAGAGTGCCCACAGGTTTTGAAAAACACTTAAATTGAAAGGGATGGGACCTGTGAGTTGATTGCTAGATATAACTAGATTACTAAGTTGTTTCAAGCTCGCAAGCCAGAGTGGAAATCCACCAATCAAATTGTTATCCGCTAGATATAAATTCTCCAGCTTTGTGAACTCGGCAAAAAGAGGAATTCTGCCTTCGAGGTTGATGGAGGAAAGTCCTAACAGAGTGAGTTGCTTGAGATTTGAGAGAGTAGATAGGACTTCACCATCAAAACCATTTCCCGATAAATCTAGTTCACGGATCTGCGTAAGGTTCCCCAGAGATTTAGGAATGGAACCCCGTAATTTGCACAAAGCAAGATTCAAGTAATTCAAAGACTTGAGAAAACCAATTGAATCAGGTAGTTTTCCAGATAAACTCGTTTGATGGAGATCCAAGGATTTCAAAGACTTGAGATTGCCAATTGAATCAGGTAGTTCTCCGGACAAATTCGTTGAAGAAAGATCCAACTCCTTCAGAGAACTACCACTACCCCAAGTTGATTTTGGTAAATTGACAATAAGATCATAGTTGTATCGTAACAAGAGCCTCTGCAAGTTTGGAAGGTGGAAAATGCTATCAGGTAAGTTCCCTGACAATTTAGTCCTCGACAGGTCTAGAGCTTTTAAAGAAGACAAATTCGTCAAGGACTCGGGTAAACTAGAAGATATATTTACCGTATTAAGGACGAGTTCTTGTAACTGGGTCAAGTTTCTTACGAGAATTTTGAAATGGAGGGGTTCAAGTTTCAGCGGATAAGAAGAAAGATCAAGTGAAATGAGTTTGGACAGGAGGGAGAGTTCAGAAGGGATTGAACCTGAAAAGGCAGACCAAGATAGGTTGAGGTGCGTCAAACTTGCAAAGCTGCCAAATGCATATGAAATGCGAGAGAAATTGAAGTCATTGTAAGCCAAATTAAGCCGTTGCAGGTGCGAGAGTTGGAAAAGGCTACTATTGGGATGCATCGTACCATAGAGCTGGCTACAACTGAGATCAAGCCCAATCACGTGACCAGTCAACCCATCGCACGTGACCCCATTCCAATTGCAACAATCACTTGCATTCTCATCCCAAGACAGGGTCTTTGGATGTGAAGGAATACCAAAATAATCACAATAGTAAGAAGAAGCACTGCTGCTGTTTATAGTAAACATATGCTTAAATTGCAGCAGCGCAGACCTCTGATCATGACCACACAAGGGGTAGTTTgcagaagaagc contains the following coding sequences:
- the LOC131301283 gene encoding receptor-like protein 7; this translates as MMGALTWLFQILLCFSQYQVAFSSSSLRPSFASSANYPLCGHDQRSALLQFKHMFTINSSSASSYYCDYFGIPSHPKTLSWDENASDCCNWNGVTCDGLTGHVIGLDLSCSQLYGTMHPNSSLFQLSHLQRLNLAYNDFNFSRISYAFGSFASLTHLNLSWSAFSGSIPSELSLLSKLISLDLSSYPLKLEPLHFKILVRNLTQLQELVLNTVNISSSLPESLTNLSSLKALDLSRTKLSGNLPDSIFHLPNLQRLLLRYNYDLIVNLPKSTWGSGSSLKELDLSSTNLSGELPDSIGNLKSLKSLDLHQTSLSGKLPDSIGFLKSLNYLNLALCKLRGSIPKSLGNLTQIRELDLSGNGFDGEVLSTLSNLKQLTLLGLSSINLEGRIPLFAEFTKLENLYLADNNLIGGFPLWLASLKQLSNLVISSNQLTGPIPFNLSVFQNLWALFSYNNSFSGVIPPSLFTLPSLRYLELSSNNLTGQIPEFQHHLPMESIDLSDNKLRGPIPQSISTLVNLTWLSLASNDLSGVVDLHILKNVEYLYISNTNLSVVAGSNVNNTLPNLRSVYMSSCNIEVFPDFLRASENLEELDLSTNRIHGQILNWVAFIGKASLRYLNLSHNYLTHIKQFSWEGLDTLDLRFNLLQGPLPIPPPSISFFFISNNGLSGEIPSLICNASSLEILDLSHNNLSGAVPQCLSNFSSVLSVLNLRSNGFTGTLPLAFAKLNQLRSLDLSGNHFEGPLPRSLVNCRSLEVLNVGNNKVNDTFPNWLGTLSELQVLVVRSNRFYGPINTVMSEFSFPKLRIVDLSYNEFTGHLPVRYFENFQAMKNTTMPSKQYMSVGGSYYHDSLVVTIKGLEIELVRILTIFITIDLSSNNFSGEIPNAVGKLCSLKVLNFSHNSLTGHITESLGDLTSLESLDISSNHLTGKIPSQLTNLTFLAVLNLSCNRLHGPIPNGRQFNTFENGSYAGNLGLCGFPLSKECGDNQTKVQPPVFQHEEDDSDLDGFTWKIVVIGYGCGMTLGLFLGSLMFLLGRPRFFVKLAERKLPKKVIRLRRTVADTMARRN